In a genomic window of Salvelinus sp. IW2-2015 unplaced genomic scaffold, ASM291031v2 Un_scaffold967, whole genome shotgun sequence:
- the LOC139024086 gene encoding general transcription factor II-I repeat domain-containing protein 2A-like, producing the protein MSHVVDTVTKVVNFIRAKSLNHKEFVSLLEETESGHADLPYHTNVRWLSLGKVLKRLWDLKSEIAEFLQMKGKYVDFPQLQDKEWXADFAFTVDITALMNELNFKLQGKGLFAHQMYSLVKGKLLLLPHQVEAKNLTHRPTLLVCSLSDDQREKYTSTC; encoded by the coding sequence atgagccatgttgtggatacagtcactaaagtggtaaacttcataagagcaaaatctttaaaccacaagGAGTTTGTCTCAttgttggaagagacagagtcgggtcatgcagatctcccctaccacacaaacgtgagatggctgagtttggggaaggtgcttaaaaggttgtgggacctgaagtcagagattgctgagttcttgcaaatgaaaggaaaatatgtggatttccctcaattgcaagataaagaatggtMggctgattttgccttcaccgtggacatcacggccctcatgaatgaactgaatttcaaactacaagggaagggcctttttgcacatcagatgtacagccttgtcaaggGAAAATTACTACTCCTACCCCACCAAGTAGAAGCCAAAAATCTCACCCACcgtccaacactactagtctgttcgctatcagatgaccagcgggagaagtatacatccacctgctga